In Ovis aries strain OAR_USU_Benz2616 breed Rambouillet chromosome 13, ARS-UI_Ramb_v3.0, whole genome shotgun sequence, the following are encoded in one genomic region:
- the CHGB gene encoding secretogranin-1, which yields MQPAALLGFLGATVVAAVSSMPVDISNHNEEMVTHCIIEVLSNALLKSSAPPITPECRQVLKNNGKELKDEEKSENENTRFEVRLLRDPADTSEGARLSSREDSGEGDAQVPTVADTESGGHSRERAGEPPGSQVAKEAKTRYSKSEGQNREEEMLKYQKRERGEIGSEERLSEGPGKAQTAFLNQRNQTPVKKEELVSRYDTQSAGALDKSHSRERSSQESGEETKSQENWPQELQHRPEGQEAPGESEEDASPEVDKRRSRPRHHHGRSRPDRSSQEGNPPLEEESHVGTANSGEEKARHPAHFRALEEGAKYGEEVRRHSAAQAAGDLQEARFGGRGRGEHQALRLPSEESLEQENKRHGLSPDLNMAQGYSEESEEERGPARGPSYRARGGEAAGFSTLGQTEEKRFLGETHHRVQESQRDKARRRLPGELRNYLDYGEEKGEEAARGKWQPQGDPRDADENREEARLRGKQYAPRHITEKRLGELLNPFYDPPQWKSSRFERKGHLDDSFLEGEEENGLPLNERNFFPEYNYDWWEKKPFEEDVNWGYEKRNLDPKLDLKRQYDRVAELDQLLHYRKKSAEFPDFYDSEEQMSPQHTAENEEERAGQGVLTEEEEKELENLAAMDLELQKIAEKFSGNRRG from the exons aTGGAAAAGAGCtcaaagatgaagagaaaagtgaaaatgaaaacacaaggtTCGAAGTGAGATTGTTGAGAGACCCAGCTGACACCTCAGAAGGCGCTAGGCTCTCCAGTAGGGAGGACTCAGGGGAGGGGGATGCCCAAGTCCCAACAGTAGCAGACACGGAGAGCGGTGGGCACAGCCGTGAGCGGGCAGGCGAGCCCCCGGGAAGTCAAGTGGCCAAAGAAGCAAAGACACGCTATTCTAAGAGCGAGGGACAGAACAGGGAGGAAGAAATGCTAAAATATCAGAAAAGGGAACGTGGGGAAATTGGCAGTGAGGAGAGACTGTCTGAAGGGCCTGGAAAGGCACAAACGGCCTTTCTCAACCAAAGAAACCAGACTCCGGTTAAGAAAGAGGAGTTAGTGTCCAGATATGATACACAGTCTGCCGGGGCCCTTGACAAGTCGCACAGCCGGGAGAGGAGCAGCCAGGAGAGCGGAGAGGAGACCAAGAGCCAGGAGAACTGGCCCCAAGAGCTCCAACACCGTCCGGAGGGCCAGGAAGCACCCGGAGAAAGCGAAGAGGATGCCAGCCCTGAGGTGGACAAACGGCGCTCGAGGCCAAGACACCACCACGGGAGGAGCAGGCCCGACAGATCCTCTCAGGAGGGGAATCCTCCCCTAGAGGAGGAGTCACACGTGGGCACGGCCAACTCAGGGGAAGAGAAAGCCCGCCATCCAGCCCACTTTAGGGCTTTGGAGGAGGGAGCCAAATATGGGGAGGAAGTGAGGAGACACTCAGCTGCCCAGGCTGCTGGAGACTTGCAGGAGGCACGATTCGGGGGCAGAGGCCGTGGAGAACACCAGGCTCTAAGGCTTCCCAGCGAGGAGAGCCTAGAACAGGAAAACAAGAGACATGGCCTCAGCCCGGATCTAAACATGGCGCAGGGATACAGCGAGGAAAGCGAGGAAGAGAGGGGTCCGGCCCGGGGACCCAGCTACAGAGCCCGGGGAGGGGAGGCGGCGGGCTTCTCCACGCTAGGCCAAACAGAAGAGAAACGGTTCTTGGGTGAAACGCACCACCGTGTTCAGGAAAGCCAGAGGGACAAGGCGAGGCGCCGCCTACCAGGCGAGCTGAGAAATTATCTCGACTATGGTGAGGAAAAGGGTGAGGAAGCAGCCAGAGGGAAGTGGCAGCCGCAGGGAGACCCCCGAGACGCTGACGAGAATAGGGAAGAGGCTAGGCTTCGAGGCAAACAGTATGCTCCCCGTCACATCACTGAAAAGAGATTAGGGGAGCTACTCAATCCATTCTACGACCCTCCCCAGTGGAAGAGCAGCCGTTTTGAGAGAAAAGGCCACCTGGATGACAGTTTTCTTGAGGGTGAAGAGGAAAATGGGCTGCCCTTGAATGAGAGAAATTTCTTCCCAGAATACAACTATGACTGGTGGGAGAAAAAGCCCTTTGAAGAGGATGTAAACTGGGGGTATGAGAAGAGAAACCTGGACCCCAAACTGGATCTAAAAAGGCAGTATGACCGAGTGGCCGAACTGGACCAGCTCCTTCACTACAGGAAGAAGTCAGCTGAGTTCCCAGACTTCTATGACTCCGAGGAGCAGATGAGCCCACAACAcacagcagaaaatgaagaggagaggGCTGGCCAAGGAGTTCTGACGGAGGAAGAG gAAAAAGAACTTGAAAACTTGGCTGCAATGGATTTGGAACTACAGAAAATAGCTGAGAAGTTCAGTGGTAACCGAAGGGGCTAA